One genomic segment of Rubripirellula amarantea includes these proteins:
- a CDS encoding ArnT family glycosyltransferase, with translation MISSSTYQLRYWWNTIAFPTSRYEAISANDCWSRRQERFAFVSLFIASSLVMLPNLSYPLMDPDETRYAQIALEMVQSRDWITPTLQGDAYLDKPPLMYWLTAASFNLWGQSETAARLPSVIAALTTVMLTFVLGRRLVGSRAAWLGSCALILCGGFVLAGRFLILDSMLSLFVLTCLLTGYIAVRESNHRWAWWIASGVACALGVLTKGPVALVLCAPPLVMSGWLRNDQTRVRLFHWAAFAVPMALVCVPWYVAVWKLNSNFGDYFFLEHNLKRFTEGSNHEQPFWFYLPVLFAGMFPASLLLPSLAVFLVSRSDRKRLLRSQDLGFVFCSSVWILFFFSIARCKLPTYILPAIPLICLLLGSMLHHTVFNSKLQNRITEFLKPFPKRSNLILVVACLIILGVDFWLTNQGLSGRVSGVSMAVLLVCIVVVLTTVARWKRSDCETHRSWAMTALIAVALLAFSASWFLPRLATRLSVYAHTEKIIEQSPGTPIVFYGERPHAASLRMSSDGVVYFPLERDADFAYFVKSHGQVLVIMHRSQVAETSCMIQATHQLSSTGTHRHLFWAKPLPYVAKQTAGTDSAEIR, from the coding sequence GTGATATCGTCCTCGACATACCAACTTCGTTATTGGTGGAACACGATTGCATTTCCAACATCAAGGTACGAAGCGATTTCTGCCAATGATTGCTGGAGCCGACGACAAGAACGCTTCGCCTTTGTGTCACTCTTCATTGCGTCAAGCTTGGTGATGCTGCCGAATTTGTCGTATCCGCTGATGGACCCGGATGAAACTCGGTACGCTCAAATCGCTTTGGAGATGGTTCAATCACGCGATTGGATCACTCCTACGCTTCAAGGCGACGCGTATCTCGACAAACCGCCGCTGATGTATTGGCTTACCGCGGCAAGCTTTAACCTATGGGGCCAAAGCGAAACCGCAGCGCGTTTGCCATCGGTAATCGCAGCTTTGACGACGGTCATGCTGACGTTCGTGCTTGGCCGAAGGCTGGTCGGCAGTCGTGCCGCGTGGCTTGGATCCTGTGCGCTAATTTTGTGCGGTGGCTTTGTGTTGGCCGGACGATTCCTGATCCTTGATTCAATGCTCAGCCTTTTTGTGCTTACTTGCTTACTGACCGGGTACATCGCCGTTCGAGAATCTAATCACCGGTGGGCATGGTGGATTGCGTCGGGTGTCGCTTGCGCCCTTGGTGTATTGACGAAGGGCCCGGTTGCCTTGGTTCTATGCGCTCCTCCGCTGGTCATGAGCGGATGGCTGCGCAACGATCAAACTCGGGTGCGTCTATTCCATTGGGCTGCCTTTGCCGTCCCGATGGCATTGGTATGCGTTCCTTGGTACGTCGCAGTGTGGAAGCTTAACAGCAACTTCGGCGACTATTTCTTTTTGGAACATAACCTCAAACGGTTCACCGAGGGATCGAACCACGAACAGCCCTTCTGGTTCTACTTGCCTGTTCTATTTGCGGGGATGTTTCCTGCTTCGCTGTTGCTGCCTTCGCTCGCCGTATTCCTGGTTAGCCGTTCTGATCGGAAGCGATTGCTGCGATCACAAGACTTGGGATTCGTGTTTTGCAGCAGCGTTTGGATCTTATTCTTCTTTTCAATCGCCCGGTGCAAACTGCCCACGTACATCCTGCCTGCCATTCCGCTGATTTGTCTGTTGTTAGGCAGCATGCTGCACCACACCGTATTCAATTCAAAATTGCAAAACCGGATTACGGAGTTTCTCAAACCGTTTCCCAAACGATCCAACTTAATTCTTGTGGTGGCTTGCTTGATCATCTTAGGCGTCGATTTTTGGCTGACCAATCAAGGGCTGTCGGGTCGTGTTTCCGGGGTCAGTATGGCGGTTCTGCTTGTTTGCATAGTCGTTGTTCTTACCACCGTCGCAAGATGGAAACGAAGCGATTGCGAGACGCATCGAAGCTGGGCGATGACAGCATTGATTGCGGTGGCGTTACTAGCCTTCTCGGCAAGTTGGTTCTTACCCAGGTTAGCAACTCGCCTTTCCGTCTATGCTCACACCGAAAAGATTATCGAACAGTCGCCGGGAACGCCGATTGTCTTTTACGGTGAACGACCGCACGCTGCGTCGCTGCGAATGTCATCGGATGGCGTCGTGTATTTTCCGCTTGAAAGGGACGCCGATTTTGCGTATTTCGTGAAGTCCCACGGTCAAGTCCTTGTGATCATGCACCGAAGCCAAGTCGCCGAGACTTCCTGTATGATCCAAGCCACTCACCAACTCAGTTCCACGGGCACTCATCGCCATCTTTTCTGGGCCAAGCCGTTGCCTTACGTGGCCAAACAAACCGCGGGCACAGACTCGGCGGAGATTCGCTAG
- a CDS encoding LptF/LptG family permease, with translation MTLLQRRIARDITFTFLVALTALTLMVMVIGVAREALSQGLGISSVLQMIPFALPNALSLAVPGTALLSVCVVYGRMSADNEFTALQSVGISPLPAMMPAIVITTVLSLATVGLINMAFTWGFHGVQKVVISSVESIAYRVLERELRFQHENLTLSVADVDGRHLISPVINIRRPGQETISITAQVAELSYNDAAEGLTLSITNGSASMGEKASFMFPDTFVHTVPLSKHHNEDVMSANPSHMRMRELPTAMVQQSSDIHRREGEIAVHTAFSILTSRPEELGGTESNSRIASLSSSRRRVHRLDTEMHRRWASGFTCLALALVGIPLAIRLKTSDTMTTFAIVFLPTLLVYYPIFALTLNLAKEGSLVAQGVWIANGIFLLISFVMMRRVIYCPS, from the coding sequence ATGACTTTGTTGCAGCGAAGAATCGCGAGAGACATAACGTTCACCTTTTTGGTCGCTTTGACGGCACTGACCTTGATGGTGATGGTGATCGGGGTCGCCCGGGAAGCACTCAGCCAGGGTCTGGGCATTTCGAGCGTCCTGCAAATGATTCCGTTTGCGTTACCCAACGCTCTTTCACTGGCGGTTCCCGGAACCGCATTGCTGAGCGTGTGCGTGGTGTACGGCCGAATGTCGGCGGACAATGAATTTACCGCGTTGCAGTCCGTTGGTATTTCTCCTTTGCCAGCGATGATGCCCGCGATCGTTATCACCACCGTCTTAAGTCTGGCGACGGTAGGGTTGATCAACATGGCGTTCACTTGGGGATTCCACGGCGTCCAAAAGGTTGTGATCTCTTCGGTCGAAAGCATCGCCTATCGGGTGCTTGAACGAGAACTTCGCTTTCAACACGAAAACTTGACCTTATCCGTTGCCGACGTCGACGGTCGTCACCTGATTTCGCCGGTAATCAATATCCGTCGTCCCGGACAAGAAACGATTTCCATTACGGCGCAAGTTGCTGAACTGTCGTACAACGACGCAGCCGAGGGACTTACGCTTAGCATCACCAACGGCAGTGCAAGCATGGGCGAGAAAGCTTCGTTCATGTTTCCTGACACGTTCGTTCATACCGTTCCATTGTCGAAGCACCACAACGAAGACGTGATGTCCGCAAATCCGTCTCACATGCGGATGCGAGAGTTGCCCACCGCGATGGTGCAACAATCAAGCGACATTCATCGACGTGAGGGCGAGATCGCGGTGCACACGGCGTTCTCGATACTCACGTCGCGGCCCGAAGAACTCGGCGGCACTGAATCTAATTCTCGCATTGCCTCTTTGAGTTCTAGCCGACGTCGCGTCCACCGCTTGGACACCGAGATGCATCGGCGTTGGGCTAGCGGATTCACTTGCCTAGCCCTCGCGCTAGTGGGAATTCCCCTGGCCATTCGGCTGAAGACATCAGACACGATGACAACCTTTGCGATCGTCTTCCTGCCGACGCTATTGGTCTACTACCCAATTTTTGCATTGACGCTGAACCTCGCCAAAGAAGGCAGCCTCGTGGCGCAAGGGGTTTGGATTGCCAATGGAATATTCCTGTTGATCAGCTTCGTAATGATGCGACGCGTAATCTATTGCCCCAGTTAA
- a CDS encoding glycosyltransferase produces MNHTEHPTSISLVLPAWNECEVIERAISEADLALRQVASDYEIIVVDDGSTDGTDQLVQKVASSNPNVRLVRHDPNQGYGAALRSGFAAADKELVVFTDADCQFDLTELDRFVLLSRRYDVVCGYRIDRKDTALRCLYSKVYNLLVRVLLRTGVRDVDCAMKMFHRDTVKHLKITGNGFLVNSEILTQARRHGCSIVEVGVSHRARVDGMSTVSIRHIPKVLTSLARYWWNDVQFPRSPHESMPQTDARSPQLSKRERRFDAFARHTGGTGGLQVGLLIIAAIFLLSNLNYPLIDRDETRYAEIPREMLATGNWILPQLNFETYYDKPPLLYWLTAISFQLFGITEWAARLVPALAAWGTLASTMWFGTRHFGSRIGLLSGIVLMLSVGFAFTSRYLILDGLFSLLVTSSLFTAYESIRGDRVNWFWWVLSAGLCGLAFLAKGPLALVLWLPPIVVFTWLSEGYAQPKWRHFWVLGSVVAVIVAPWLVAVTMQDDQFLLEFFYRHHVRRFAGEYHVQPFWYFIPVLLIAGHPWTFLTIPYATFLLGDSQAKNFRRPPLLGFLCLWSGWCFAFFSISLCKLPTYLLPAAPAFALMIGQYLDQVLDDSSASSPHWFARHWSASGATLATCLAGIGFVVFVVITRTDLSTTSMLWGVLWTTLLASTVAFARRAKRDQLAWASTVAVGFLLSVMVMHQFVPAYSRAQSLFGPQSPLNLVMKKELDAQIPIATIAHEFSGVPFYLHRSDIENIDRVDDHQIERFVTLHKHSVLVVESRVTSDELAKHLPQHSRARTLGRRGQAQVFEVTRDETVNQIAEGPTPEVKR; encoded by the coding sequence ATGAACCACACTGAACACCCCACAAGCATCTCGTTAGTGCTTCCCGCATGGAATGAATGCGAAGTGATCGAACGGGCAATCAGCGAAGCCGACTTGGCGCTTCGCCAAGTTGCGTCCGACTATGAGATCATCGTTGTTGATGATGGCAGTACCGACGGGACGGACCAACTCGTGCAAAAGGTGGCATCGAGCAATCCGAACGTACGATTGGTTCGGCATGATCCCAACCAAGGATACGGCGCAGCGCTTCGCAGCGGATTCGCTGCGGCTGACAAAGAGCTGGTTGTTTTCACCGATGCTGATTGCCAGTTCGATCTCACTGAACTGGACCGCTTCGTGCTGCTTTCGCGACGCTACGACGTTGTTTGCGGATATCGGATCGACCGAAAGGACACGGCGCTACGTTGTCTGTACTCCAAAGTTTACAACCTCTTGGTACGAGTGTTGTTGCGGACGGGCGTTCGCGACGTCGACTGCGCGATGAAGATGTTTCATCGCGACACCGTCAAACACCTCAAGATCACGGGCAATGGTTTTCTCGTGAACTCTGAAATTCTCACCCAAGCTAGGCGACACGGTTGCTCCATCGTCGAAGTCGGCGTCTCGCACCGAGCACGTGTAGATGGAATGAGTACCGTTTCGATCCGCCACATTCCTAAGGTGCTGACAAGTCTAGCGAGATACTGGTGGAACGACGTTCAATTTCCCAGGTCACCTCATGAGTCAATGCCACAAACGGATGCTCGATCGCCCCAACTATCGAAACGGGAGAGACGATTCGATGCATTTGCTCGTCACACCGGCGGCACAGGCGGCCTTCAAGTTGGTTTGCTGATCATCGCCGCGATCTTCTTGTTGTCGAATTTGAACTATCCGCTGATTGATCGAGACGAGACTCGTTACGCCGAGATTCCGCGGGAAATGCTCGCGACGGGCAATTGGATTTTGCCGCAGTTGAACTTCGAAACCTACTACGACAAACCGCCACTGCTGTACTGGTTGACTGCTATTAGTTTTCAACTTTTCGGAATCACGGAATGGGCTGCACGCTTGGTGCCGGCATTGGCAGCCTGGGGCACGCTTGCATCGACCATGTGGTTTGGCACGCGCCATTTCGGCTCACGTATTGGTCTGCTCAGCGGCATCGTGCTGATGTTGTCAGTCGGTTTTGCGTTTACCAGTCGCTACTTAATCCTGGATGGATTGTTTTCGCTGCTAGTGACGTCGTCGCTGTTCACTGCCTACGAATCCATCCGCGGCGATCGAGTGAATTGGTTTTGGTGGGTTTTGTCGGCTGGGTTGTGTGGCCTCGCGTTCCTTGCCAAAGGCCCACTCGCACTCGTGCTTTGGCTGCCACCGATTGTCGTATTCACATGGCTGAGTGAAGGTTATGCCCAACCCAAGTGGCGACACTTTTGGGTGCTCGGTTCCGTCGTAGCAGTCATCGTTGCGCCCTGGCTCGTTGCGGTCACGATGCAGGACGACCAGTTCCTTTTGGAATTCTTTTATCGTCACCATGTTCGTCGCTTCGCTGGCGAGTATCACGTTCAACCGTTCTGGTACTTCATTCCGGTGCTGTTGATTGCTGGACATCCCTGGACTTTCTTGACGATTCCCTACGCGACGTTCTTACTGGGTGATTCTCAGGCGAAAAACTTTCGTCGCCCACCGCTGTTGGGTTTCCTATGTTTGTGGAGCGGTTGGTGCTTCGCATTCTTTTCGATATCACTTTGCAAGCTTCCAACTTACCTATTGCCCGCGGCACCCGCCTTCGCACTGATGATCGGCCAGTACCTCGATCAGGTTTTGGACGATTCCTCGGCCTCATCACCTCACTGGTTCGCGCGTCATTGGTCCGCAAGTGGTGCAACGCTGGCAACGTGCCTCGCAGGAATCGGTTTTGTGGTCTTTGTGGTGATCACTCGAACGGATCTTTCCACGACATCCATGTTGTGGGGAGTGCTGTGGACAACGCTACTAGCTTCGACCGTTGCTTTCGCTCGACGAGCCAAGCGAGACCAGCTTGCGTGGGCGTCCACAGTCGCCGTCGGCTTCCTGCTATCGGTCATGGTGATGCATCAATTTGTGCCAGCCTACAGTCGCGCGCAGTCACTCTTTGGTCCTCAATCACCATTGAATCTGGTGATGAAGAAGGAGCTCGATGCTCAAATCCCTATTGCCACGATCGCGCATGAATTTTCCGGAGTCCCGTTTTACCTTCATCGAAGCGACATCGAGAACATAGACCGTGTCGACGATCACCAAATCGAACGGTTCGTCACTTTGCATAAGCACTCGGTCCTAGTCGTCGAATCACGAGTGACATCTGACGAACTGGCAAAGCACCTGCCGCAACATTCAAGAGCCAGGACACTTGGTCGTCGCGGGCAGGCACAGGTTTTCGAAGTGACGCGAGATGAAACGGTAAACCAGATTGCCGAAGGTCCGACGCCCGAGGTGAAACGATGA
- a CDS encoding M56 family metallopeptidase — translation MSASLVFETIVTLCFHVAVIVALTAFLTRWVNDARQNSRMWTICFVLILSFIVAAFLLPHRRLIVVSDMLPQSTLAQLVAWQRMFVAALVIVWTAGVSVSLLSRGIRCFALSRFLVRSCQSLTVSQRQSLPLDDSELDPTTQVLVSDKIQGPFCWQLHKPTIVIPRYVLDGDSTILRHVLLHEVEHLRTNHPMQHFLQGACSTLFWFHPAIKVAAQGAEITREFVCDEHVTSSDGKYASYLRTLVSIAEQCGSVSCTEVPKGTLAFGNQKSALIKRSDRIVHLATHPAKPKRVRTVMGTAGLIVGAILVSQVWLPTNATASTRSHWSPWPTWSATTLHSFGVNARDFERFDERSDMHEWISGDR, via the coding sequence ATGAGTGCCTCGCTTGTTTTTGAAACCATCGTAACGTTGTGTTTCCACGTCGCCGTGATCGTCGCGCTTACCGCATTCCTAACGCGTTGGGTAAATGACGCTCGTCAGAATTCCCGAATGTGGACGATTTGCTTTGTATTGATTCTGTCGTTCATTGTTGCCGCGTTTCTGCTCCCCCACCGTCGGTTGATTGTTGTTTCGGATATGCTGCCGCAATCCACGCTCGCTCAATTGGTGGCATGGCAACGCATGTTTGTTGCGGCACTGGTGATCGTGTGGACGGCCGGAGTATCCGTCTCGTTGCTTTCACGAGGGATCCGTTGCTTCGCACTGTCTCGTTTCCTGGTTCGAAGTTGCCAATCTCTGACAGTTTCCCAACGGCAATCGCTTCCCTTGGATGACAGTGAACTCGATCCAACGACTCAGGTTCTGGTGTCGGATAAAATCCAGGGCCCGTTTTGTTGGCAATTGCACAAACCAACCATTGTGATTCCCCGCTACGTTCTCGACGGTGATTCGACCATCCTGCGTCACGTTTTGCTGCACGAGGTGGAACACTTGCGAACAAACCATCCGATGCAGCATTTTTTGCAGGGAGCATGTTCGACTCTATTTTGGTTCCATCCCGCCATCAAAGTGGCAGCCCAGGGTGCAGAGATTACCCGCGAATTTGTGTGTGACGAGCACGTGACTTCATCGGACGGTAAGTACGCTTCCTACCTGAGAACGCTGGTCAGTATCGCGGAACAATGTGGCAGCGTTTCATGCACGGAAGTTCCCAAGGGCACGCTCGCGTTCGGGAACCAGAAATCTGCGTTGATCAAACGTAGCGATCGAATCGTTCACTTGGCGACCCATCCGGCTAAGCCGAAACGCGTTCGCACAGTGATGGGCACTGCCGGCTTGATCGTCGGTGCAATTCTTGTCAGTCAAGTTTGGTTGCCCACCAACGCGACTGCGTCCACACGGAGTCACTGGTCACCTTGGCCGACTTGGTCCGCGACCACACTGCATAGCTTCGGAGTCAACGCTCGAGACTTTGAACGATTCGATGAGCGAAGCGACATGCACGAGTGGATCTCGGGCGACCGCTAA
- a CDS encoding BlaI/MecI/CopY family transcriptional regulator has protein sequence MPNKNNSTELTKCEAEVMDIVWAKGTVTVNDVVESIGRDLAYTTVMTTMKILEDKQFVQRGKKIGRAYTYSARVSQQAVREGMLNSLIDQIFGGSARSLVLSLIQSDTVTASDIEAVKTAAKKLEKPS, from the coding sequence ATGCCGAACAAAAACAACAGCACAGAGTTGACCAAATGCGAAGCCGAAGTGATGGACATCGTTTGGGCAAAGGGAACGGTCACGGTGAATGACGTCGTCGAAAGTATCGGTCGCGACCTCGCCTATACCACAGTGATGACGACGATGAAGATCCTTGAGGACAAGCAATTCGTTCAACGGGGGAAGAAGATCGGACGTGCCTACACGTATTCGGCTCGGGTGTCACAACAAGCGGTTCGCGAGGGCATGCTCAATTCGTTGATCGATCAAATTTTTGGCGGCTCAGCCCGATCGTTGGTCTTAAGTCTAATTCAATCCGACACCGTGACGGCTTCGGACATTGAAGCAGTCAAGACGGCAGCCAAGAAGTTGGAGAAGCCATCATGA
- a CDS encoding DUF1559 domain-containing protein: MPLQSELSRSRSARRLAFESRRAFTVLELLVSISVVGLLVGLLLPAVNSAREATRRIQCVDHLREVGLALHNHHDAKKSLPAGWKFDPSGETAFGWAVELLPYLGQPGLFDQIDCKLPVQHPIHDHARTTTLEVLLCPSDIIDPMFALHEESEEDEDDEDEDEEDEHPVHVYELGTEPIELMRLPTANYVGVFGTLESDDSVPAPIGDGAFLENRLVRFRDFQRGLSHTFIVGERKMAQVPSTWFGVHLEGEDAAARIVGSALEGINQPLADECDFSSRHPGGANFLWGDGHVSFLTESLDLDEYHQWSKLR, translated from the coding sequence ATGCCTCTTCAATCTGAGTTATCCCGCTCCCGCAGCGCACGTCGCCTTGCTTTTGAAAGCCGCCGTGCGTTCACAGTTTTGGAACTTTTGGTTTCCATTTCCGTGGTCGGTCTATTGGTCGGCTTGCTTTTACCGGCCGTCAATTCAGCCCGCGAAGCGACTCGCCGCATTCAATGCGTTGATCATCTACGCGAGGTAGGTTTGGCGCTGCACAACCACCACGATGCAAAGAAAAGTCTGCCGGCGGGTTGGAAGTTTGACCCAAGTGGCGAAACGGCGTTTGGCTGGGCCGTAGAACTGCTTCCGTATTTAGGACAACCTGGGCTGTTTGATCAGATCGATTGCAAGCTGCCCGTTCAACATCCCATTCATGACCACGCTCGGACGACGACGCTGGAAGTCTTGCTTTGCCCGTCCGACATCATCGACCCCATGTTCGCTTTGCATGAGGAATCCGAAGAAGACGAAGATGACGAAGACGAAGATGAGGAAGACGAACATCCTGTTCACGTTTACGAATTGGGAACTGAGCCCATCGAACTGATGCGATTGCCGACAGCAAATTATGTCGGTGTCTTTGGAACGCTCGAATCTGATGACAGTGTCCCAGCCCCAATCGGTGATGGAGCGTTCCTGGAGAATCGCCTTGTGCGTTTTCGCGACTTCCAACGCGGACTTTCTCATACGTTCATCGTGGGAGAACGAAAAATGGCGCAGGTTCCCTCGACTTGGTTCGGCGTCCACCTTGAAGGCGAAGACGCAGCGGCTCGGATCGTGGGTTCGGCGTTAGAAGGCATCAATCAACCGCTCGCCGACGAGTGTGACTTTTCGAGTCGGCATCCCGGCGGCGCAAATTTCTTATGGGGTGATGGCCACGTTTCGTTTCTCACCGAAAGCTTGGACCTCGATGAGTATCACCAGTGGTCCAAACTTCGTTGA